From Camelina sativa cultivar DH55 chromosome 20, Cs, whole genome shotgun sequence, the proteins below share one genomic window:
- the LOC109131223 gene encoding uncharacterized protein LOC109131223, with translation MYERLDPVKKGVSDAFFVGLNTFFNCAQKESSYIEKGTMLCPCTQCKNRKRLDANTVRNHLYTRGFTENYYFWSSHRETVGGECSTSVVQPEDANQFTTYEDIGHQEGGDQEGGHHEGDSYAYVHMVEDAFLEMQPEFHATQEELTGDSNHFFQMLAAAKEPIYKGCVEGLSALSLSARIMHIKTEHNLSEVCVDAISQTFKEYLPHGNKAPESYYDTKKMAKALGMPFYKIDVCEDYCMLFWKGLDKELTTCCFCGKDRYHPREGPGTKIPKQRMFYLPIANRLKRLYQSEQTASHMRWHAEHVTPEGEMQHPSDGAAWKHFNQIYPNFALEPRNVYLGLSTDGFKPGGMHSKNHSVWPVIVTPYNLPPEELKDLWINGVSAYDVSRKQNFVMHVALMWTINSDFPAYAMLSGWSTHGRLVCPYCLEETKSFWLPNGRKHCWFDCHRAFLPTDHPYRRNIRSFRKNIVINDKPPTWLTGKEIYYERINQIEGLERTVECGGRGHENPHRSIDGYSDYHNWVKKSILWDLP, from the exons ATGTATGAAAGATTAGATCCGGTGAAGAAGGGTGTTTCTGATGCCTTTTTTGTAGGATTAAACACGTTTTTCAATTGTGCACAAAAGGAGTCTTCTTATATTGAGAAAGGAACTATGTTGTGTCCATGTACTCAATGTAAAAATAGGAAGCGTCTTGATGCAAACACGGTGAGAAATCACTTATATACGAGAGGGTTCACGGAGAACTATTATTTCTGGTCGTCACACAGAGAAACTGTTGGCGGTGAATGTTCAACGAGTGTCGTTCAACCGGAAGATGCAAATCAATTTACAACTTATGAAGATATTGGGCATCAAGAAGGTGGGGATCAAGAAGGTGGGCATCACGAAGGTGACAGTTATGCGTATGTACACATGGTAGAAGATGCTTTTCTGGAAATGCAGCCTGAGTTTCATGCAACTCAAGAAGAACTAACTGGTGATTCGAACCATTTTTTCCAAATGTTGGCGGCTGCAAAAGAACCTATATACAAGGGATGTGTAGAAGGATTGTCTGCGCTATCTTTATCAGCTCGTATTATGCATATTAAGACAGAGCATAACCTATCTGAAGTTTGTGTGGATGCAATATCACAGACGTTCAAAGAATATCTACCACATGGTAACAAAGCTCCAGAATCTTACTATGACACAAAGAAGATGGCGAAAGCATTGGGGATGCCATTTTACAAGATTGATGTATGTGAAGATTATTGCATGCTCTTTTGGAAGGGTTTAGATAAAGAGCTAACGACATGTTGTTTTTGCGGCAAAGATCGGTATCATCCTAGAGAAGGTCCTGGGACGAAAATTCCAAAACAGAGGATGTTTTACCTCCCTATCGCTAATCGATTAAAGCGATTGTACCAATCAGAACAGACAGCATCACATATGAGATGGCACGCTGAACATGTAACTCCTGAAGGAGAGATGCAACATCCTTCAGACGGTGCTGCGTGGAAACACTTTAACCAGATATATCCTAATTTTGCCTTGGAACCTCGGAATGTCTATTTAGGACTATCAACAGATGGATTCAAGCCTGGTGGTATGCATAGTAAGAACCATTCTGTATGGCCTGTTATAGTCACTCCATATAACTTGCCACCTG AGGAATTGAAGGATTTGTGGATAAACGGTGTAAGTGCATATGATGTGTCTAGGAAACAGAATTTTGTGATGCATGTTGCACTAATGTGGACTATTAATAGTGATTTTCCAGCTTATGCCATGTTATCAGGGTGGTCGACACATGGGCGATTAGTTTGTCCATATTGTTTAGAGGAGACAAAGTCTTTTTGGTTACCTAACGGTAGGAAAcattgttggtttgattgtcatcgtgCATTTCTGCCTACTGATCATCCTTATCGCCGAAACATTAGATCTTTTCGTAAGAACATAGTGATCAACGACAAGCCACCAACATGGTTAACGGGTAAAGAAATATACTACGAGAGGATTAACCAAATTGAAGGCTTAGAAAGAACAGTCGAATGTGGGGGCAGAGGACATGAAAATCCTCATCGTTCTATTGATGGCTACAGTGATTATCATAATTGGGTGAAGAAGAGTATACTTTGGGACTTGCCTTAG
- the LOC104771276 gene encoding ER membrane protein complex subunit 2-like, with protein sequence MVTKTEETELNQFEIQVENGGGGAWEYLCLVRKLKLRRSEKVLKHGSSILNDPRKRSALGPDEWTLNEQVAIAAMDCQCLDVAQKCIKVLQKKFPGSKRVGRLEALLLEAKGLWGEAEEAYSSLLEDNPLDQAIHKRRVAISKALGKPSIAIELLNKYLQLFMADHDAWKELAELYLSLQMYKQAAFCYEELILSQPIVPLYHLAYADVLYTIGGIENLISARKYYAATIDLTGGKNTRALLGICLCASAIAQLSKGRNKEDKDATAALELHSLAAAAVEKEYKQKVPAKLQLVSSVLRSLKI encoded by the exons ATGGTGACGAAAACAGAGGAGACGGAATTGAACCAGTTCGAGATTCAGGTCGAAAATGGCGGAGGCGGAGCTTGGGAGTATCTTTGTCTCGTTCGTAAGCTCAAACTGCGCCGGTCGGAGAAAGTGTTAAAACACGGTTCCTCGATTTTGAATGATCCCCGGAAACGATCTGCTCTTGGTCCAGATG AATGGACTCTAAATGAGCAGGTGGCAATTGCAGCTATGGATTGTCAATGTCTTGATGTTGCACAG AAATGCATTAAGGTTTTGCAGAAAAAATTTCCAGGGAGCAAAAGGGTTG GGAGGCTGGAGGCGTTACTGCTTGAAGCAAAGGGATTATGGGGAGAGGCTGAGGAAGCATATTCAAGCCTTTTGGAGGATAATCCACTCGACCAA GCGATACACAAACGAAGAGTGGCTATATCCAAGGCACTAGGAAAACCTTCCATAGCCATTGAGCTTCTTAACAAATATCTTCAACT ATTTATGGCTGATCACGATGCATGGAAAGAACTTGCAGAGCTTTATCTGTCCTTGCAAAT GTACAAACAAGCAGCTTTCTGCTACGAAGAGCTCATACTATCTCAGCCTATTGTTCCACTGTACCACCTAGCATATGCTGAT GTTCTCTACACAATCGGTGGAATAGAAAACCTTATCTCAGCAAGAAAATACTATGCAGCCACCATAGATTTAACAGGCGGCAAAAACACCAGAGCTCTTCTAGGAATCTGCTTG TGTGCATCTGCCATTGCGCAGCTCTCAAAAGGCAGGAACAAAGAGGACAAAGACGCGACGGCAGCCCTAGAGCTTCATTCTCTGGCTGCAGCTGCAGTAGAGAAAGAGTACAAGCAAAAAGTTCCGGCCAAACTCCAGCTCGTCTCTTCCGTGTTAAGAAGCCTGAAAATTTGA